From Cannabis sativa cultivar Pink pepper isolate KNU-18-1 chromosome 8, ASM2916894v1, whole genome shotgun sequence, a single genomic window includes:
- the LOC133029041 gene encoding uncharacterized protein LOC133029041, whose protein sequence is MEEATDGMFLITFQSEFVKQRIIRGQPWHFLGHYLSLVESSGINQVVVEDFKNISFWIQVHGIPIKNINETLGSKIGMIIGIFAEYDAENSRTFMRIRVLWDINRPLLRGMLFEGEDQLSNMWISFKYERLNTFCKFCGLLDHVHTECVALLEEIEAGTRPILQYDDKIKTTGLDHMFSPVRSSTTGGPIHKSVTQMAKDVALKKASNAVLGLTTKRQKIFISDQEQGTTYTQRAISKEEVSLLNQKPIDSNKSDYTNIAFIESGNAAEKTRNSELSKGKTIEVGANSGSKGKTKNSKA, encoded by the exons ATGGAGGAAGCTACTGATGGTATGTTTCTCATAACTTTTCAATCAGAATTTGTTAAACAAAGGATTATTAGAGGTCAACCATGGCATTTTTTGGGTCATTATCTGTCGCTTGTGGAGTCATCTGGGATTAATCAGGTTGTAGTGGAGGATTTTAAGAATATTTCGTTTTGGATCCAAGTTCATGGTATTCCTATAAAAAACATTAATGAAACTTTGGGGTCAAAAATTGGAATGATAATAGGAATTTTTGCTGAATATGATGCTGAAAACTCAAGAACTTTTATGCGAATTAGAGTACTTTGGGATATAAATCGTCCTTTATTAAGGGGAATGTTATTTGAGGGGGAGGACCAACTATCTAATATGTGGATCTCTTTTAAGTATGAAAGGCTAAATACTTTTTGCAAGTTTTGTGGTCTATTGGATCATGTTCATACCGAGTGTGTAGCACTTTTGGAGGAGATCGAGGCAGGAACTCGACCAATCTTACAGTACGATGATAAAATCAAAACAACTGGTTTAGATCATATGTTTTCGCCGGTTCGCTCCTCAACTACTGGAGGACCTATACATAAATCAGTGACTCAAATGGCTAAGGATGTTGCCCTAAAGAAGGCTAGTAATGCAGTGCTGGGATTAACCACTAAGAGGCAGAAAATCTTCATATctg aTCAAGAGCAAGGGACAACTTACACTCAGAGAGCTATAAGTAAGGAAGAAGTTTCTTTGCTAAATCAGAAACCGATTGATTCAAATAAGAGTGATTATACTAATATTGCCTTCATAGAGAGTGGTAATGCAGCTGAGAAAACAAGAAATTCAGAGCTATCAAAGGGGAAAACAATTGAAGTGGGGGCTAACTCTGGATCAAAAGGGAAGACTAAAAATTCAAAGGCATAA
- the LOC115700685 gene encoding uncharacterized protein LOC115700685, which translates to MTKLSLSLLFLCFIILASSSLGLSKSYETKPTKVSTYELKKGDISIKLTNWGATIVSLFVPDRYGKLADVVLGYDTINEYKNDTSYIGAVVGRVANRIGGAKFTLNGKTYKIVANEGKNVLHGGKIGFSDVVWNVKKYHNEGPTPYIVFTYHSYDGEQGFPGDLLVSVTYTLSGHNKLSVKMEAKALNKPTPVNLAQHAYWNLGGHNSGNILSNYIKIFGSKITLVDSQLIPTGKFAEVKGTPYDFLKPRQVGSRIKKLAKENGYDINYVLDGTPYGALKRVAVVYDKKSGRSMKLSTNAPGVQFYTSNFLKDVKGKGGFVYQPRAALCLETQGFPDAVNHPNFPSTIVTPEKPYNHIMLFEFSTRPMYNV; encoded by the exons ATGACCAAACTGTCCCTGTCTCTGTTATTCCTCTGTTTCATCATCTTAGCTTCTTCTTCCTTAGGGCTCTCCAAAAGTTATGAAACAAAGCCAACAAAAGTTAGTACCTATGAACTTAAAAAGGGTGATATTTCTATTAAGCTCACCAATTGGGGTGCCACAATTGTTTCCCTTTTTGTCCCTGACAGATATG GGAAACTAGCTGATGTAGTTCTTGGGTATGATACTATCAATGAGTACAAG AATGATACAAGTTACATTGGAGCTGTTGTTGGGCGTGTTGCAAATCGAATTGGAGGGGCTAAATTTACATTGAATGGGAAGACATACAAGATAGTTGCTAATGAAGGGAAAAATGTACTTCAtg GTGGCAAAATTGGCTTTAGTGATGTTGTTTGGAATGTGAAGAAGTACCACAATGAAGGTCCTACTCCTTATATTGTCTTCACCTATCACAGCTATGATGGTGAACAAG GTTTTCCTGGTGACCTATTGGTGAGTGTAACCTACACTCTCTCAGGACATAACAAACTGAGTGTAAAAATGGAAGCCAAAGCTCTAAACAAGCCAACACCAGTCAACCTTGCTCAACATGCATATTGGAACCTTGGTGGCCACAACAGTGGCAACATTCTTTCCAATTACATCAAAATCTTCGGTTCAAAAATCACTCTTGTGGACAGCCAACTTATTCCAACTGGCAAATTCGCCGAGGTAAAAGGAACCCCATACGATTTCCTAAAGCCGCGCCAAGTTGGAAGCCGAATCAAGAAGCTAGCAAAGGAAAATGGCTATGACATCAACTATGTTCTTGATGGAACTCCTTATGGGGCATTGAAAAGAGTGGCTGTAGTTTATGATAAGAAATCTGGAAGGTCTATGAAGTTGTCAACAAATGCCCCTGGTGTTCAATTTTATACAAGTAATTTTTTGAAAGATGTGAAGGGTAAAGGTGGATTTGTGTACCAACCTCGTGCTGCTCTTTGTTTGGAGACTCAAGGATTCCCTGATGCTGTGAATCACCCCAATTTCCCATCTACTATTGTTACTCCTGAAAAGCCTTATAATCATATTATGTTGTTTGAGTTTTCAACTAGACCTATGTATAATGTTTga
- the LOC115700389 gene encoding uncharacterized protein LOC115700389 has translation MTKTTFLLCFITLLASSSALPSVSKHHKVGFYELKKGHISVNLTNWGATIVSLHLPDRHGKLDDVVLGYDSIDTYKNDTNYFGALVGRVANRIGGAKFTLNGHTYKLVANEKKNILHGGKVGFSDVAWKVKSYQNKGLAPHIVFTYHSRDGEQGFPGDVLVTATYTLFGHGKLAVIMTAKALNKPTPVNLAQHTYWNLGGHTSGDILSNDIQIFGSQITPVDDELIPTGKIQSVKGTPFDFLKPHPVGTKIKELPKGYDINYVLDGVPEGKELKRVAVVYDKKSGRSMDLSTNKPGVQFYTGNNIKDIKGKGGFVYQSHAALCLETQAFPDSVNHPNFPSTIISPEEPYKHVMLFKFSTKDRPNFSSV, from the exons ATGACCaaaaccacttttctccttTGTTTCATCACTCTCTTGGCTTCTTCTTCTGCTCTTCCCTCTGTATCAAAGCACCACAAAGTTGGTTTTTATGAGTTGAAAAAGGGTCATATCTCTGTCAATCTCACCAACTGGGGTGCCACAATTGTTTCTCTTCATCTCCCTGATAGACATG gaaAATTGGATGATGTAGTTCTGGGGTATGATTCAATTGATACTTACAAG AACGATACAAATTATTTTGGTGCTCTTGTTGGACGAGTTGCTAACCGAATTGGAGGTGCCAAATTTACACTAAATGGGCATACGTACAAACTAGTTgctaatgaaaagaaaaacatacTCCATG GTGGGAAAGTAGGATTTAGTGATGTTGCTTGGAAAGTGAAAAGTTACCAAAACAAAGGTCTTGCTCCTCACATTGTGTTCACCTATCACAGTCGTGATGGCGAACAAG gcTTTCCTGGTGATGTACTGGTCACTGCTACCTACACTCTATTTGGGCACGGAAAATTGGCTGTGATCATGACAGCAAAGGCTCTAAACAAGCCTACACCGGTGAATCTTGCTCAGCATACCTATTGGAACCTTGGTGGTCACACCAGTGGCGATATCCTTTCCAATGACATCCAAATCTTCGGTTCCCAAATCACTCCTGTGGACGATGAGCTCATTCCAACCGGGAAAATTCAATCTGTGAAAGGAACACCATTCGATTTCTTGAAACCGCATCCTGTTGGAACCAAAATCAAGGAGCTACCTAAGGGCTATGACATCAACTATGTCCTCGACGGTGTCCCCGAGGGAAAAGAATTGAAAAGAGTGGCTGTTGTGTATGACAAAAAGTCGGGAAGGTCTATGGATCTTTCAACAAATAAGCCTGGTGTTCAGTTCTACACAGGTAACAACATCAAGGATATTAAGGGTAAAGGTGGATTTGTGTATCAAAGTCATGCTGCTCTTTGTTTGGAGACTCAAGCATTTCCTGATTCTGTGAATCACCCCAATTTTCCTTCAACTATTATCAGTCCCGAAGAGCCTTACAAACATGTTATGCTCTTTAAGTTTTCAACCAAAGATCGTCCTAACTTTTCAAGTGTTTGA